The Camelina sativa cultivar DH55 chromosome 14, Cs, whole genome shotgun sequence genome includes a window with the following:
- the LOC104739988 gene encoding serine/threonine-protein phosphatase 2A 65 kDa regulatory subunit A gamma isoform-like, with product MSMADEPLYPIAVLIDELKNDDIQLRLNSIRRLSIIARALGEERTRKELIPFLSENNDDDDEVLLAMAEELGVFIPYVGGVEHAHVLLPPLETLSTVEETCVREKAVESLCRIGSQMRENDLVEHFFPLAKRLSGGEWFTARVSACGIFHIAYPSAPDQLKAELRSIYSQLCQDDMPMVRRAAATNLGKFAATIESAHLKTDIMSMFEDLTQDDQDSVRLLAVEGCAALGKLLEPQDCVTHILPVIVNFSQDKSWRVRYMVANQLYELCEAVGPEPTRTDLVPAYVRLLRDNEAEVRIAAAGKVTKFCRILNLELAIQHILPCVKELSSDSSQHVRSALASVIMGMAPVLGKDATIEHLLPIFLSLLKDEFPDVRLNIISKLDQVNQVIGIDLLSQSLLPAIVELAEDRHWRVRLAIIEYIPLLASQLGVGFFDDKLGALCMQWLQDKVHSIREAAANNLKRLAEDFGPEWAMQHIVPQVLEMINNPHYLYRMTILRAVSLLAPVMGSEITCSKLLPAVITASKDRVPNIKFNVAKMMQSLIPIVDQSVVENMIRPCLVELSEDPDVDVRFFANQALQSIDNVMMSS from the exons ATGTCTATGGCTGATGAGCCTTTATACCCGATTGCCGTGCTTATAGACGAGCTGAAAAACGATGATATTCAGCTTAGATTGAACTCTATTAGACGGCTTTCTATCATTGCTCGTGCTCTTGGAGAAGAGAGGACAAGAAAAGAGTTGATCCCATTTCTTAGTGAAAACaatgacgatgacgatgaggTGCTTCTCGCCATGGCCGAAGAGTTGGGTGTTTTTATTCCTTACGTAGGAGGCGTTGAACATGCACATGTTTTGCTTCCACCGCTGGAGACTCTCTCCACCGTTGAGGAAACTTGCGTCAGGGAAAAAGCTGTAGAGTCACTTTGCAGAATTGGTTCTCAGATGAGGGAGAATGACTTGGTTGAGCATTTCTTCCCTCTGGCTAAG CGACTTTCAGGTGGTGAGTGGTTCACAGCCAGGGTATCAGCATGCGGGATTTTTCATATTGCATACCCAAGTGCTCCAGATCAGCTTAAGGCGGAGCTAAGATCAATATACAGTCAGCTGTGCCAAGATGACATGCCAATGGTGCGCAGAGCTGCAGCAACGAATTTGGGGAAGTTTGCTGCTACGATTGAATCAGCTCATTTGAAGACTGACATTATGTCCATGTTTGAGGATCTTACCCAAGATG ATCAAGATTCAGTTAGATTATTGGCTGTTGAGGGTTGTGCTGCTCTTGGGAAATTGTTGGAGCCCCAGGACTGTGTCACACACATTCTTCCTGTAATTGTCAATTTCTCGCAG GATAAGTCCTGGCGTGTACGTTATATGGTTGCAAATCAGCTCTATGAACTTTGTGAAGCTGTAGGACCAGAGCCAACTAG GACTGATTTGGTACCTGCATATGTTCGCCTACTTCGTGATAATGAGGCTGAAGTTCGGATAGCAGCTGCTGGAAAAGTTACCAAGTTTTGTCGCATATTAAACCTTGAACTCGCGATCCAGCACATTCTTCCCTGTGTAAAG GAATTATCATCAGACTCTTCTCAGCACGTCAGATCTGCATTGGCCTCAGTTATAATGGGGATGGCTCCAGTCTTGGGTAAG GATGCAACAATTGAGCATCTTCTTccaatctttctttctctattgAAGGACGAATTTCCTGATGTACGCTTAAACATTATCAGCAAACTTGACCAAGTGAACCAG GTTATTGGGATTGATCTACTATCACAATCTTTATTGCCAGCCATTGTAGAACTTGCTGAAGACAGGCACTGGAGGGTACGTCTGGCTATAATTGAGTATATTCCCTTGTTGGCCAGCCAATTAGGTGTAGGCTTCTTTGACGACAAGCTTGGTGCTCTCTGCATGCAATGGTTGCAAGACAAG GTTCACTCAATCCGCGAAGCTGCTGCGAACAATCTTAAGCGTCTTGCTGAAGATTTTGGTCCTGAGTGGGCAATGCAGCATATAGTTCCTCAG GTTCTAGAGATGATTAACAACCCACACTATCTATACCGGATGACGATTCTTCGTGCAGTATCGCTCCTCGCGCCAGTAATGGGATCCGAGATCACATGTTCCAAACTCTTGCCTGCGGTGATAACTGCATCTAAAGACAG AGTTCCAAACATCAAATTTAACGTCGCCAAAATGATGCAGTCTCTCATTCCGATAGTTGACCAATCG GTTGTGGAGAACATGATACGGCCATGCTTGGTGGAGCTAAGTGAAGACCCGGACGTTGATGTACGGTTCTTCGCAAATCAAGCTCTCCAGTCTATTGACAATGTGATGATGTCTAGctaa